The Lactuca sativa cultivar Salinas chromosome 2, Lsat_Salinas_v11, whole genome shotgun sequence genome includes a window with the following:
- the LOC111915841 gene encoding wall-associated receptor kinase-like 9 — translation MTNLLHIYLLIIFISLTMVATALVPSYVKPGCTEMCGNVRIPYPFGIGPNCFLNKWYAVDCNSSTPYLSALKNLPLLVVDLDNQTVLVNVTMTSGCQNPVSNSSQLLNIDLGDTPFLFSKSHNKFIVEGCGAAVILSNGNALTGCTPTCFQKPVSYRRRDCFGINCCQTNVPFYMKTFAVNITTSSRQMTGYKSRSCVSAFFEAADSYVRQFFPGQSGVGSNSLVPLVLRWTLTENDISQRSCGVIKTHKLETSNDTLVSTLTCSCQSEIEEGNPYLGCQVTEECTKCMDTWGYCRYNESNDGVRNFYCDHRFHNGGNNSSSSRAIFLGVGISIGVLILTITSIATYKIIRRTKDKRRRKRFFERNGGLLLKQQEAGKEGLANKTNLFTSYELEKATDHFNENRILGRGGQGTVYKGMLTDGRLVAVKKSKAVDESQLEQFINEVVILSQVNHRNVVKLLGCCLETEVPLLVSEFVPNGTLYKHIHDETGEVFVPLNMRLRIATEVAGALSYLHSATSIPIYHRDIKSTNILLDEKYRAKISDFGTSRFISISRTHLTTLVQGTIGYLDPEYFQSSQFTEKSDVYSFGVVLVELLTGEKPISLTRFGETRSLVTHFMMAFEEDRVMSILDAKIVREDVMDELMEVINLAFRCLNLYGKNRPTMKEVASVLEAIRTSSMSSMVLPDFGKVKCNDGEEEFLILSYRESTSTSFM, via the exons ATGACGAACTTGCTTCATATTTACCTTTTAATCATCTTCATCTCGTTAACAATGGTGGCAACAGCATTGGTTCCCAGTTACGTCAAGCCAGGATGCACAGAAATGTGTGGGAATGTCAGGATTCCATACCCTTTTGGAATCGGACCCAACTGTTTTCTCAACAAATGGTACGCTGTCGATTGCAACTCATCCACGCCATATTTATCTGCTCTCAAAAACCTGCCATTGTTAGTTGTAGACTTGGATAATCAGACGGTTCTTGTCAATGTGACAATGACCTCCGGTTGTCAAAACCCTGTTTCGAATAGCAGTCAACTCTTGAACATTGACCTTGGTGACACCCCGTTTCTGTTTTCCAAATCACACAACAAATTCATCGTAGAGGGATGCGGTGCTGCTGTTATCTTGAGCAATGGAAATGCGCTCACCGGGTGTACACCGACATGCTTTCAGAAACCGGTAAGTTATAGGAGAAGAGATTGCTTTGGGATCAATTGTTGTCAAACCAACGTTCCTTTTTATATGAAGACGTTCGCTGTGAATATCACGACTTCCAGTAGACAGATGACTGGATATAAGTCTAGATCTTGTGTGTCTGCTTTCTTCGAAGCTGCTGATTCATATGTTCGTCAGTTCTTTCCGGGTCAGTCTGGTGTCGGGAGCAACTCTTTGGTCCCGTTAGTACTTCGCTGGACTCTAACAGAAAATGATATCAGCCAAAGGAGCTGCGGTGTCATCAAAACACATAAACTGGAAACGAGTAATGACACTTTAGTGTCGACTCTGACATGTAGCTGCCAGTCTGAAATAGAAGAAGGAAACCCTTATTTAGGATGTCAAG TTACTGAAGAATGTACAAAGTGCATGGATACTTGGGGCTACTGCAGATACAATGAATCAAATGATGGTGTCCGGAACTTCTATTGTGACCATAGATTCCACAATGGTGGAAACAACTCATCATCATCTCGAGCTATTTTTCTAG GTGTTGGCATAAGCATTGGGGTCCTAATTCTTACAATCACTAGCATTGCAACATACAAAATAATACGAAGAACCAAAGATAAAAGGCGAAGAAAAAGATTCTTTGAACGCAATGGAGGCCTTCTTCTAAAACAACAGGAAGCCGGTAAGGAGGGTTTAGCTAATAAAACCAACCTTTTCACTTCCTATGAGCTCGAAAAGGCAACCGATCACTTTAACGAGAATAGGATTCTTGGTCGGGGAGGTCAAGGTACAGTTTACAAAGGCATGCTAACCGATGGAAGGCTTGTGGCAGTCAAGAAGTCAAAGGCAGTTGATGAAAGTCAATTAGAGCAATTCATCAATGAAGTTGTCATCCTTTCACAAGTCAATCATCGAAATGTGGTTAAGTTATTAGGATGCTGCTTAGAGACAGAGGTTCCTTTACTAGTTTCAGAGTTTGTCCCAAATGGAACATTGTACAAGCATATTCATGATGAGACCGGGGAGGTTTTTGTTCCTTTGAACATGCGATTACGAATTGCTACGGAGGTAGCTGGAGCGCTTTCTTACTTGCATTCAGCCACTTCAATCCCAATATACCATAGGGACATCAAATCTACCAATATACTTTTGGATGAAAAATATAGAGCCAAGATATCAGATTTTGGAACTTCAAGATTCATTTCAATAAGCCGAACTCACTTAACTACATTGGTCCAAGGGACAATTGGGTACTTGGATCCAGAGTACTTTCAGTCTAGTCAGTTTACTGAAAAGAGTGATGTTTATAGCTTTGGGGTTGTTTTAGTTGAACTTTTAACAGGAGAAAAACCAATATCACTAACTAGATTCGGTGAAACTAGAAGCTTGGTTACACACTTTATGATGGCATTTGAAGAAGATCGAGTGATGTCTATTCTTGATGCGAAGATTGTGAGGGAGGATGTTATGGATGAATTAATGGAAGTAATTAACTTGGCATTTAGATGCTTAAATTTGTATGGAAAGAACAGACCAACAATGAAGGAAGTAGCATCGGTGTTGGAAGCCATTAGAACATCAAGTATGTCATCTATGGTTCTACCTGATTTTGGAAAAGTGAAGTGCAATGATGGAGAAGAAGAGTTTCTTATATTGTCATACCGTGAGTCAACATCAACCAGTTTTATGTAG